In one Panulirus ornatus isolate Po-2019 chromosome 25, ASM3632096v1, whole genome shotgun sequence genomic region, the following are encoded:
- the LOC139757138 gene encoding uncharacterized protein — protein sequence MISHVLTSVLLVAVATALPQAHPGPAHPGPAHPGPAHPGPAHAFPAHVSPSHPRLGAHVSPKAPTQGAHAFPAHVSPSHPSLGAHVSPQSPSQGAHAFPAHVSPSHPGLGAHVSPQSLSLGAHAFPAHVSPSHPGLGAHVSPQAPSQGAHAFPAHVSPSHPGLGAHVSPQAPSQGAHAFPAHVSPSHPGLGAHVSPQAPSQGAHAFPAHVSPSHPGLGAHVSPQAPSQGAHAFPAHVSPKNPSLGAHVSPQSPSQGAHAFPAHVSPSHPTLGAHVSPQAPSQGAHAFPAHVSPKNPSLGAHVSPKASGQGAQASTKGSSLASQASSHTPSQGVHALPPGVDPSCAGKYPFCD from the exons ATGATCTCTCAC GTGTTGACCAGTGTGTTGTTGGTGGCGGTGGCCACGGCCCTACCCCAGGCCCACCCTGGCCCAGCCCATCCTGGTCCAGCCCACCCTGGTCCAGCCCATCCTGGCCCGGCCCACGCCTTCCCAGCCCACGTAAGCCCAAGCCACCCCCGTCTAGGCGCACATGTGAGCCCAAAGGCACCTACCCAAGGTGCCCACGCCTTCCCTGCCCATGTCAGCCCTAGTCACCCCAGCCTGGGTGCTCACGTAAGCCCACAGTCACCAAGCCAGGGAGCCCACGCCTTTCCTGCCCATGTCAGCCCAAGCCATCCTGGTCTGGGTGCCCATGTAAGCCCACAATCACTGAGTCTAGGAGCCCACGCCTTTCCTGCACATGTGAGCCCCAGCCATCCTGGTCTGGGTGCCCATGTAAGCCCACAGGCGCCGAGCCAGGGAGCCCACGCCTTCCCTGCCCATGTCAGCCCCAGCCACCCTGGTCTGGGCGCCCACGTAAGCCCACAGGCACCGAGCCAAGGGGCCCACGCCTTCCCTGCCCATGTCAGCCCCAGCCACCCTGGTCTGGGTGCCCACGTAAGCCCACAGGCGCCGAGCCAGGGAGCCCACGCCTTCCCTGCCCATGTCAGCCCCAGCCACCCTGGTCTGGGTGCCCACGTAAGCCCACAGGCGCCGAGCCAGGGAGCCCACGCCTTCCCTGCCCATGTCAGCCCGAAAAATCCGAGCCTGGGTGCCCACGTCAGCCCACAATCACCAAGCCAGGGAGCTCACGCCTTCCCTGCCCATGTCAGCCCAAGCCATCCCACTCTGGGCGCTCATGTGAGCCCACAGGCACCGAGTCAGGGGGCCCACGCCTTCCCTGCCCATGTCAGCCCGAAGAATCCGAGCCTAGGTGCCCACGTCAGTCCAAAAGCGAGTGGCCAGGGGGCCCAGGCCAGCACAAAGGGCAGTAGCTTAGCCTCCCAAGCCAGCTCACATACCCCTAGCCAGGGCGTCCACGCTCTACCTCCTGGTGTTGACCCGTCGTGTGCTGGGAAATACCCCTTCTGCGACTAA